The proteins below are encoded in one region of Catenulispora sp. GP43:
- a CDS encoding stage II sporulation protein M encodes MDIDAYAAAHRAEWSRLAQLSNRSRALDGAEADELVALYQNVATHLSVVRSAAPDAVVVGHLSSLLATARGAISGPRVPAWRELLYFFTDGFPAALYRARRWWIATAVVSLVAAFFMGWYIAANPRVQGELASPDLVNGVFRPGGQFETYYTEFSPGSFGFKVWVNNAWVSALALFGGVTLVFPFVAMYMNTANLAIDGGFMAAHGRFGTFLSLVAPHGMLELSAVFVAGGCGMRIAWTLLSPGPRTRGEALGEQGRVLGTMALGLACVLLVSGSIEGFVTGHTSAPVRLTIGFTAETLFLVYVFYVGRRAAMRGETGDVSRADRADAVPTRA; translated from the coding sequence GTGGACATCGACGCATACGCGGCGGCGCACCGTGCAGAGTGGTCCCGCCTCGCGCAGTTGTCGAACCGGAGCCGCGCTCTGGACGGCGCTGAAGCGGACGAACTGGTGGCGCTCTACCAGAACGTCGCCACACACCTGTCTGTAGTGAGGTCCGCGGCGCCGGACGCTGTAGTGGTCGGCCACCTGTCCTCCCTTCTGGCGACCGCGCGCGGTGCCATCTCCGGGCCGCGGGTTCCGGCGTGGAGAGAGCTCCTGTACTTCTTCACGGACGGCTTCCCCGCCGCGCTCTATAGAGCGCGACGCTGGTGGATCGCCACTGCGGTGGTGTCGTTGGTGGCCGCGTTCTTCATGGGCTGGTACATCGCGGCGAATCCGCGGGTCCAGGGGGAGCTGGCTTCTCCCGATCTCGTGAACGGGGTCTTCCGGCCCGGCGGTCAGTTCGAGACGTACTACACGGAGTTCAGTCCGGGGTCGTTCGGCTTCAAGGTGTGGGTGAACAACGCCTGGGTGTCCGCCCTGGCTTTGTTCGGGGGAGTGACTCTGGTCTTCCCTTTCGTCGCCATGTACATGAACACGGCGAACCTGGCCATCGACGGCGGATTCATGGCGGCGCACGGCCGCTTCGGCACGTTCCTGTCGCTCGTGGCACCGCACGGAATGCTGGAACTGAGCGCGGTCTTCGTGGCCGGCGGCTGTGGGATGCGGATCGCGTGGACGCTCCTGTCGCCGGGGCCGCGGACCCGGGGCGAGGCGCTGGGGGAGCAGGGACGGGTCCTCGGGACGATGGCGCTCGGGCTGGCGTGCGTGCTGCTGGTGTCCGGCTCGATCGAGGGGTTCGTGACCGGGCACACGTCCGCTCCGGTGCGTCTGACGATCGGTTTCACGGCCGAGACGCTGTTCCTCGTGTACGTGTTCTACGTCGGCCGCAGGGCCGCGATGCGCGGCGAGACAGGGGACGTGAGCAGGGCGGACAGGGCGGACGCGGTACCCACGAGGGCTTAG
- a CDS encoding RDD family protein, translated as MSDLVIGEGVALDLRLAKLPSRALARLLDLLVQAGLLGVLAAVLGIVASAGTVDDAVMAGLMIVMTVAVVVGYPALLETVTRGRTLGKMALGLRVVRTDGGPVRFRHALVRALTGIFDLYATVGVLAVVTSFCSKQGRRTGDWLAGTVVVRDRAPDAGVSASGMASLAMPYPLLGWAQQLDLSALPDDVALSARQYLTRMHEMRPDVAARMGHELATEVMRYVALPPAGTPPWAYLAAITAERRVRQMRSVEKAQWEAWARGPGQTPVYAEVAAPAMSVPQVQDRIPESMPEPAASAEEDGFKPPV; from the coding sequence TTGAGCGATCTGGTCATCGGCGAGGGCGTGGCCCTGGACCTCCGGCTCGCCAAGCTGCCCAGCCGGGCACTGGCCCGGCTCCTGGACCTGCTCGTGCAGGCCGGTCTGCTCGGTGTGCTCGCCGCCGTGCTCGGGATCGTCGCCTCGGCCGGGACGGTCGACGACGCCGTGATGGCCGGGCTGATGATCGTCATGACGGTCGCGGTGGTGGTCGGGTATCCGGCACTGCTGGAGACGGTCACCCGCGGGCGCACCCTGGGCAAGATGGCGCTGGGGCTGCGCGTCGTGCGCACCGACGGCGGCCCGGTGCGGTTCCGGCACGCCCTGGTCCGCGCGCTCACCGGGATCTTCGACCTTTACGCCACCGTCGGTGTGCTCGCGGTGGTCACCTCGTTCTGCTCTAAGCAGGGCCGCCGCACCGGCGACTGGCTGGCCGGGACGGTCGTGGTCCGCGACCGGGCCCCCGACGCCGGCGTGAGCGCGTCGGGCATGGCGTCGCTGGCGATGCCGTACCCGCTGCTCGGCTGGGCCCAGCAACTGGACCTGTCCGCGCTGCCCGACGACGTCGCCCTGTCCGCGCGCCAGTACCTGACGCGCATGCACGAGATGCGCCCGGACGTCGCCGCGCGCATGGGGCACGAGTTGGCGACAGAGGTCATGCGGTACGTCGCCCTGCCTCCCGCCGGGACGCCGCCGTGGGCGTACCTGGCGGCGATCACCGCGGAGCGGCGGGTACGGCAGATGCGGTCCGTCGAAAAGGCACAGTGGGAGGCGTGGGCGCGGGGTCCGGGACAGACTCCTGTCTACGCGGAGGTCGCAGCTCCGGCTATGTCAGTGCCCCAAGTACAGGACCGGATTCCGGAAAGCATGCCCGAGCCTGCCGCCAGCGCTGAGGAGGACGGTTTCAAGCCGCCAGTCTGA